The following proteins are co-located in the Dyadobacter chenwenxiniae genome:
- a CDS encoding GumC family protein has translation MTTQQATLATFTLPQAKRESFDIKNIINKYLYHWPLFVISLSISIAAIIFYLKIAKPVYEVNATIVIKDEKKNQNQSSPLHEIDALSSSRIIENEIEVFKSKQLINQVVGELLLNIGYQKIDGPFSQELYNSAPVKLTVVKSGNADGTLLITIKDKNSFLIEMPDKTNQTFSFKDEFKNKFGTWKLEPTDKLDAFVGKQIKISITDPENTALQYQKKLSVALSNKLSTTVILSIDDEIPQRGKDILNRLIFNYNLTGTMQRNREARNTLDFIDKRLASLSTELNEAEKGIEVFKSARGLTDISSNSKISLENMQTNDARLNEVNVQLSVVQEIEKYINSAQNRDKTPTTLGIDDPALRSMIEKLAQLQLQRERLLATTPETNPDFEPINRQIVTTKAAIRENVGSIRASLQNTQRKLLSFNQNFESSIKNIPTQERQYISIKRQQAIKETLYTYLLQKREEISVSYASKLAEDRIVDHAYSGPAKQTQRSMAFAGALLIGLGLPIGLIYVRGLFSAKIKNIQEIKDVVDLAVVAELPLEKSSATLKIENNKATAIAEQFRSLRLKLSYLSGNSTTGRVTLVTSSVPGEGKSFVSSNLAVSLALSGRKTIILELDLRKPKLSSIFATDTLMPGISDYLNGEASLENIIKQSVTESGLDLISSGERIPNPSELLETPQLGYLIEYLRSNYDDIIIDSPPVHLVSDAMIISRFADITLYMIRQGVTEKAELSFLKEIQEQKNLKNVNIVFNGIQRLKYGYGYNYNANYYYDSKHKSIASPFSDFFGRF, from the coding sequence ATGACTACTCAACAAGCCACTCTTGCCACTTTTACATTGCCTCAAGCAAAGAGAGAAAGTTTTGATATCAAGAATATAATCAATAAATACCTGTATCACTGGCCGCTTTTTGTTATCAGCTTGTCTATTTCGATTGCTGCAATCATTTTCTATCTGAAAATTGCCAAGCCCGTTTATGAGGTCAACGCAACTATCGTAATTAAGGATGAAAAGAAGAACCAAAACCAGTCCTCTCCACTTCACGAAATTGATGCGCTAAGTTCATCGCGAATTATAGAAAACGAAATTGAGGTATTTAAATCAAAACAACTCATCAATCAGGTTGTCGGAGAACTTTTACTGAATATTGGCTATCAAAAAATCGATGGCCCGTTTTCACAGGAGTTATATAATTCGGCGCCGGTTAAACTGACAGTCGTTAAATCCGGGAATGCGGATGGAACGCTTCTGATCACTATCAAAGACAAAAATTCCTTCCTGATCGAGATGCCTGACAAAACCAATCAGACATTTAGTTTCAAAGATGAATTCAAAAACAAATTTGGAACCTGGAAACTCGAACCGACAGATAAGCTAGATGCATTTGTCGGCAAACAAATAAAAATTTCGATCACAGATCCCGAGAATACAGCATTGCAGTACCAGAAAAAACTGTCCGTTGCGCTTTCAAATAAGTTGTCCACGACCGTTATACTGTCAATCGACGATGAAATTCCACAAAGGGGAAAAGACATACTTAACCGCCTCATCTTCAATTACAACCTGACTGGCACAATGCAGCGTAACCGGGAAGCCAGAAATACGCTTGATTTCATTGACAAGCGTTTAGCGTCCCTGAGCACAGAACTTAATGAGGCTGAAAAAGGAATCGAAGTGTTCAAAAGTGCCCGCGGACTTACCGACATCAGCTCCAACTCCAAGATCAGCTTGGAAAATATGCAGACCAATGATGCTCGTCTCAACGAGGTTAATGTTCAGCTAAGCGTCGTTCAGGAAATTGAAAAATACATTAATTCTGCCCAAAACCGGGACAAAACACCTACTACACTGGGAATCGATGATCCGGCATTGCGCAGTATGATCGAGAAACTCGCGCAACTTCAATTGCAACGCGAACGTCTGCTGGCAACGACACCTGAAACCAATCCGGATTTTGAGCCTATCAATCGGCAAATCGTGACGACAAAAGCTGCGATCAGAGAGAATGTAGGCAGTATAAGAGCATCATTGCAGAACACACAACGCAAGTTGCTCTCGTTTAACCAGAATTTCGAATCCTCTATAAAAAACATCCCTACTCAGGAACGCCAGTACATCAGCATTAAAAGGCAGCAGGCTATCAAAGAAACGCTGTATACCTACCTGCTCCAGAAACGGGAAGAAATTTCAGTTAGTTATGCCTCAAAACTAGCCGAAGACCGAATCGTTGACCATGCATATTCCGGCCCTGCAAAACAAACCCAGCGGTCTATGGCTTTTGCCGGAGCGCTGCTTATCGGGTTGGGGCTTCCAATCGGCCTGATTTATGTACGGGGTCTGTTCAGTGCAAAAATCAAAAACATTCAGGAGATCAAAGATGTGGTTGATTTAGCCGTTGTTGCCGAGCTACCGCTTGAAAAATCGAGTGCTACGCTAAAAATTGAAAATAACAAGGCGACGGCTATCGCTGAACAGTTCAGGTCACTGCGACTGAAACTTTCGTACTTGTCCGGCAATTCTACCACGGGAAGGGTGACCCTGGTTACTTCCAGTGTTCCTGGTGAAGGAAAAAGCTTCGTAAGCAGCAACCTGGCTGTAAGCCTTGCATTATCCGGAAGGAAAACAATCATCCTGGAACTGGATCTGCGTAAACCGAAGCTGAGTTCGATCTTCGCGACCGATACCCTGATGCCTGGCATTAGCGACTATTTGAATGGCGAAGCATCACTGGAAAACATTATCAAGCAATCCGTTACCGAGTCCGGCTTAGACCTGATTAGCAGTGGTGAGCGCATACCTAACCCCAGCGAGTTGCTGGAAACGCCACAATTGGGTTATCTGATCGAATATTTGCGCAGCAATTATGACGACATTATCATAGATAGCCCTCCTGTACACCTGGTATCGGATGCCATGATTATATCACGCTTTGCTGACATTACCTTATACATGATCAGACAGGGTGTCACAGAAAAAGCTGAGCTAAGCTTTTTGAAAGAAATTCAGGAGCAGAAAAATTTAAAGAACGTCAACATTGTCTTTAACGGCATCCAGAGATTAAAATATGGCTATGGCTACAATTACAACGCCAACTACTATTATGATAGCAAGCATAAAAGTATAGCCTCTCCGTTCAGCGACTTTTTTGGACGATTCTAG
- a CDS encoding polysaccharide biosynthesis/export family protein, with translation MNLIVRALLQSSSSKFATHSHHLSHDVSKRNDLTTLIFRAVSYSLIAAFIFIQFSCSSYKKVPYFTDLRRDTLVVETVKNYSPLTIQPADILGINVTSRNPESSSIFNYNLNRVNGSSYDQSSSNPITGYMVDPNGNIHLPLVGTVKVAGLTTTFLSDSLKNVLLTFYKDPVVNIRIINFKVAVYGDVLHPNIYTLQNERTTITQVLSMAGDLNITALRNNIVLVREENGKRNFIPIDLTSKKLFESPYFYLKNNDEIYVQPDRTKYATVDRGYRVTTLALSGLSIIAIVLSNLYR, from the coding sequence ATGAATTTAATTGTCCGCGCATTATTGCAATCCAGCTCATCCAAATTTGCCACACATAGTCATCACCTTTCGCACGATGTTTCAAAAAGAAACGACTTAACAACGTTGATTTTTCGTGCGGTCTCGTATTCATTAATTGCTGCATTTATATTTATTCAATTCTCTTGCAGTTCTTATAAAAAGGTACCTTATTTTACAGACCTGAGAAGAGACACACTGGTTGTTGAAACTGTCAAAAATTATTCTCCCCTGACCATTCAGCCAGCTGATATTTTAGGAATAAATGTAACCAGCCGGAATCCTGAATCATCGTCAATATTTAATTATAATTTGAATAGGGTAAATGGCAGCAGCTACGACCAATCATCGAGCAACCCTATTACAGGTTACATGGTCGATCCTAATGGAAATATACATTTACCATTAGTAGGGACGGTGAAAGTTGCAGGGCTTACAACAACTTTTTTAAGTGATTCATTAAAAAATGTGCTGCTCACATTTTACAAAGATCCTGTTGTAAATATTAGAATTATCAACTTCAAAGTTGCTGTGTACGGCGATGTTCTGCACCCTAATATTTACACGCTGCAAAACGAGCGGACTACTATAACCCAGGTTTTAAGTATGGCCGGAGATTTGAATATCACAGCCTTGCGCAACAATATTGTTTTAGTCAGAGAAGAAAACGGAAAAAGGAATTTTATTCCAATTGATCTCACCTCAAAGAAATTATTTGAGTCCCCGTATTTCTATCTCAAAAACAATGATGAAATATATGTGCAGCCTGATCGCACTAAATACGCAACAGTTGACCGCGGATATCGCGTAACGACGCTGGCTCTTTCCGGACTCTCTATCATTGCCATTGTTCTTTCGAATTTATACAGATAA
- a CDS encoding DUF1501 domain-containing protein: MNRRDFIAAAATMAVPVTLNGFDLRAFTQNSALVRSVAQAGAANSDRILVMVYLNGGNDGLNTVIPLEYYPAYNQLRSNIAIPEKSVLPLAGSPETGLHPAMTGLQQLYAEGKLGIVHSVSYPNPNFSHVRSSDIWMTGVDSDQYNSSGWAGRYLNNRFPGYPEEYPNSEMEDPLAIQIGYVGSTSLLGNKQSMGISLVSPDEFYQLVGQESFVPASDLPCCDSGDLIRAIRQQQVLAIEYSSEIRKAASLGKNLATYPGDENELAQQLKIVARLIQGGLKTKIYYVEMGGFDTHSAQVTNSSTTEGVHAVLLRNLSSAISAFQKDLQMSNLEDRVMGMTFSDFGRRASSNASKGTDHGIAAPMFLFGTGLKRQIVGTNPDLANDLVPPSSAGQNNQDLKMQVDFRRIYQDVLTDWFGTQQTKSDELLFKNFKTTSIFSGLVQTIGSGKWQDRSIWSTGRPPGPKDSVQINKGHTVLLGNNVSVKNVHVSSGGELEFTGNYSISTTN; the protein is encoded by the coding sequence ATGAATAGAAGAGATTTTATCGCGGCGGCGGCCACAATGGCAGTTCCTGTAACACTCAATGGCTTTGATCTGAGAGCATTCACCCAAAATTCAGCATTGGTTCGCTCCGTCGCGCAAGCAGGCGCGGCAAATTCCGACCGCATTCTGGTGATGGTATACCTTAACGGCGGCAATGACGGACTTAATACAGTCATTCCTTTGGAATACTATCCTGCTTATAATCAGTTAAGAAGTAATATTGCAATTCCCGAAAAGTCAGTACTGCCCCTGGCAGGAAGCCCAGAAACCGGCCTGCATCCCGCAATGACCGGATTGCAACAGCTTTATGCAGAAGGAAAGCTGGGAATTGTGCACTCTGTGTCCTATCCTAACCCAAATTTTTCCCATGTAAGGTCTTCTGACATTTGGATGACCGGCGTGGATTCGGACCAATATAATTCCAGCGGATGGGCAGGAAGATACCTCAACAACCGATTCCCCGGCTATCCCGAAGAATATCCCAATAGCGAAATGGAAGATCCTTTGGCCATCCAAATCGGCTATGTAGGCTCGACAAGCCTGCTGGGCAATAAACAGTCCATGGGTATTTCGCTGGTCAGTCCCGATGAATTTTATCAGCTTGTGGGCCAGGAAAGCTTTGTACCGGCGTCGGACCTTCCTTGCTGTGATTCCGGGGACCTGATCAGAGCCATCCGCCAGCAACAGGTGTTGGCAATCGAATATAGTTCTGAGATTCGCAAAGCAGCTAGTTTGGGAAAAAACCTGGCTACTTATCCCGGGGACGAAAATGAATTGGCACAACAGTTAAAGATCGTGGCCCGGCTTATCCAGGGTGGGCTCAAAACGAAAATTTACTATGTAGAAATGGGCGGGTTTGACACCCATTCTGCCCAGGTGACCAATTCCAGTACTACGGAAGGTGTGCATGCAGTGCTTCTCAGGAACTTGTCAAGTGCCATCAGCGCTTTCCAAAAAGATCTTCAAATGTCCAATCTGGAAGACCGCGTAATGGGAATGACGTTCTCGGATTTTGGCAGAAGAGCCAGCTCAAATGCGTCAAAAGGAACAGACCATGGGATTGCTGCACCCATGTTCCTGTTTGGAACGGGCTTAAAACGACAAATTGTCGGCACCAATCCGGACCTCGCCAATGATCTGGTTCCGCCGAGTTCAGCTGGCCAAAACAATCAGGATCTCAAAATGCAGGTCGATTTCCGCCGGATATATCAGGACGTTCTAACTGATTGGTTTGGCACACAGCAAACTAAGTCCGATGAGCTCCTATTCAAGAACTTTAAAACTACGTCTATCTTTTCAGGACTTGTTCAAACAATCGGATCAGGAAAATGGCAAGACAGATCTATATGGTCAACAGGAAGGCCACCAGGCCCGAAGGATTCCGTTCAGATCAATAAGGGGCATACCGTTCTGCTGGGAAATAATGTATCCGTAAAGAACGTGCACGTGAGTTCGGGCGGAGAACTGGAATTCACTGGCAATTATTCCATATCGACGACCAATTAG
- a CDS encoding DUF1800 domain-containing protein has translation MPYLDKYQPPLTSRQAAHLLRRATFGPTPDEITQLTGLNAQAAVQKLFDNISVTLSPPPPVVMDESSPIAGQPFMDKPFDYARRFDYSYYVKYWWIGLMAEQNGSPSVLEKLTAFWQNHFVTTHKVVEDYRYIYRYLMLLRSKGLGSFKTLTIEVTKDPSMLVYQNGNENEKDHPNENYGRELQELFSVGQRNKADQVNYTEDDVKQAARVLTGWQAVNQYVNGSTTIGTKFNPDRHDTNDKQFSHHYKNKVIRGRSGPNAGDEEIAELVDMLLAHPESPKFICRKLYRWYVNTNVTDQIENNVIVPLAAFFASAENNFAIGPVLQKLLTSEIFFDASNVGAIVKSPAELAIGSLRFFKHKVPHQVKEYAAFRNYTQPTYWRMVNMQLNFLDQPLVFGSLPYYQTGYSMNWINASTIGLRRKMGETFIYPYQYHPGYTYGIDFLAWVVSLQPNFSDVAGTPCITCEQVFEALSKNLFANELFQSQKDFLIDKIMMQTSTRSSWIYEFNAYRRNPSETTKANFYWRLQVLMKYMVGMAEFQVF, from the coding sequence ATGCCCTATTTGGACAAATATCAACCCCCTCTTACATCGCGACAAGCAGCTCACCTATTAAGAAGAGCAACCTTTGGACCGACTCCTGACGAAATCACCCAATTGACCGGTTTGAATGCCCAAGCGGCAGTTCAAAAGCTGTTTGATAACATTTCGGTTACCCTATCCCCTCCACCGCCTGTTGTCATGGACGAGAGCAGCCCCATTGCTGGGCAGCCTTTCATGGATAAGCCATTTGACTATGCCCGTCGATTTGACTATTCCTATTATGTCAAATACTGGTGGATCGGCTTGATGGCTGAGCAGAATGGCTCGCCATCGGTACTGGAAAAGCTCACTGCTTTTTGGCAAAATCATTTTGTAACCACGCATAAGGTTGTTGAGGATTACAGATACATTTACCGGTATCTGATGTTACTTCGCAGTAAAGGTTTAGGTAGTTTTAAAACCCTTACCATTGAGGTTACAAAGGACCCCTCGATGCTTGTTTATCAGAATGGAAATGAAAATGAAAAAGACCATCCTAATGAAAACTATGGAAGGGAATTGCAGGAACTTTTCTCTGTTGGACAGCGCAATAAGGCCGATCAGGTTAATTATACGGAAGATGATGTAAAACAGGCCGCCCGGGTACTGACGGGTTGGCAGGCTGTAAACCAATATGTTAACGGCTCTACCACGATAGGTACAAAGTTTAACCCGGACAGGCATGACACCAATGACAAGCAGTTTTCGCATCATTACAAAAATAAGGTTATAAGAGGGCGCTCGGGACCAAATGCAGGAGACGAGGAAATTGCGGAGCTTGTAGATATGCTCCTTGCGCATCCTGAGTCCCCCAAATTCATTTGCCGAAAGCTTTACAGGTGGTATGTGAATACCAATGTGACGGATCAGATTGAAAACAATGTGATTGTACCGCTGGCGGCTTTCTTTGCCAGCGCCGAAAATAACTTTGCCATAGGGCCGGTATTGCAAAAACTACTGACAAGCGAAATCTTTTTCGACGCTTCAAATGTCGGTGCAATTGTAAAATCCCCGGCGGAGCTCGCCATCGGTTCGCTCAGGTTTTTTAAACATAAAGTGCCCCACCAGGTGAAGGAATATGCTGCGTTCCGCAACTACACCCAGCCCACCTACTGGAGAATGGTCAATATGCAATTGAACTTCCTGGACCAGCCGCTGGTGTTTGGCTCTCTTCCTTACTATCAGACAGGATATTCAATGAACTGGATCAACGCCTCAACGATTGGATTGAGGCGCAAAATGGGCGAAACCTTCATTTATCCTTATCAATATCACCCAGGGTATACCTATGGCATTGACTTCCTGGCCTGGGTTGTTTCCTTACAGCCAAACTTTTCCGACGTTGCCGGAACTCCTTGCATCACCTGCGAACAAGTATTTGAGGCATTATCAAAAAATCTGTTTGCCAATGAGCTTTTTCAATCGCAAAAGGATTTTTTGATCGACAAGATCATGATGCAGACTTCTACTAGAAGCTCATGGATCTATGAATTCAACGCCTACAGGAGAAACCCATCTGAAACGACAAAAGCCAACTTCTATTGGCGGCTGCAAGTTTTGATGAAGTATATGGTCGGTATGGCTGAATTCCAGGTCTTTTAA
- a CDS encoding polysaccharide lyase has product MSAAKTSLHRNVMLTIACLSFMLCNCEPVNIDKDDASASNPALPSDILASYNFDETIGEWYERNTCCEWSATLTDSVKRAGSGSGRIELRKGDLALSAPWSEFGLSPNKNREEWFAFSVYFPRSFVKDSLEESIVQWQALPDFAKGEKWRSPPLLFGIVNDNVVLEIRSTNKEVNIQGDYTFERLNLGKLAKEEWLDWVFHIRWAYDETGIIEVWKNGKLILSRVNKPNSYNDAMYPYFKIGLYKWGWEKNKKTVTNSRVIFIDEVKVGNENADYEKVFVGSR; this is encoded by the coding sequence ATGTCAGCAGCCAAAACGAGCCTTCATCGGAATGTAATGCTAACAATTGCTTGCCTGTCCTTCATGCTGTGCAATTGTGAACCGGTAAATATCGATAAGGACGACGCGTCAGCATCCAATCCTGCACTGCCCAGTGATATCTTGGCGAGTTATAATTTTGATGAGACAATTGGCGAATGGTATGAACGGAATACCTGTTGTGAATGGTCCGCTACCCTGACCGACTCCGTTAAGCGGGCAGGATCCGGGTCGGGACGGATAGAACTCAGAAAGGGAGACCTGGCGCTGAGCGCCCCCTGGTCGGAATTCGGTCTTTCACCCAATAAAAATCGTGAGGAGTGGTTTGCATTTTCTGTGTACTTCCCCAGAAGTTTTGTAAAAGACTCATTGGAAGAAAGCATTGTGCAATGGCAGGCGTTGCCTGACTTCGCAAAAGGGGAAAAGTGGAGAAGCCCACCCCTGCTGTTCGGTATCGTCAATGACAATGTAGTCCTTGAGATCCGGTCAACGAATAAAGAGGTTAACATTCAGGGCGACTACACGTTCGAGCGATTAAACCTTGGAAAACTAGCGAAGGAGGAGTGGCTTGACTGGGTTTTTCACATCAGGTGGGCCTACGACGAAACCGGAATTATTGAGGTCTGGAAGAATGGAAAGCTTATTTTGAGCAGGGTAAACAAGCCGAATTCTTATAATGACGCGATGTATCCATATTTTAAAATTGGCCTATACAAATGGGGCTGGGAAAAAAATAAAAAAACGGTTACAAATTCCAGAGTAATTTTTATTGATGAAGTAAAAGTAGGGAATGAAAACGCCGACTACGAGAAAGTCTTCGTGGGAAGTCGATAA
- a CDS encoding glycosyltransferase yields MIFVTVGTQGPFDRLIMTMDELALSMPNIPIVAQIGASKYKVKNMNNFQFASSLEMEVFFNEAQLIVSHAGMGTIISAFERKKPIIIFPKLAKFGEHRNDHQLATAKRLESLNYLQAAYDLSSLKAKVTAALAGELDQPHNVGRYASTELITSLQTYLTV; encoded by the coding sequence ATGATTTTTGTTACCGTTGGCACGCAGGGGCCATTTGATCGATTGATCATGACAATGGATGAACTTGCGCTTTCTATGCCAAACATCCCTATTGTCGCACAGATTGGTGCAAGTAAATACAAGGTTAAAAATATGAACAACTTTCAATTTGCCAGCTCACTGGAAATGGAAGTGTTCTTTAATGAAGCACAGCTAATAGTAAGTCACGCAGGCATGGGCACTATTATATCGGCCTTTGAAAGAAAAAAGCCGATAATCATTTTTCCAAAGCTGGCAAAGTTCGGCGAACACCGCAACGACCATCAGCTAGCAACTGCAAAAAGGCTTGAAAGTCTTAACTACCTGCAGGCGGCATATGACTTATCATCATTAAAAGCCAAAGTAACGGCCGCGCTGGCAGGTGAGTTGGATCAACCTCATAATGTAGGCAGATATGCCTCAACAGAGTTGATTACTTCCCTGCAGACTTACCTGACAGTTTAA
- a CDS encoding exopolysaccharide biosynthesis polyprenyl glycosylphosphotransferase, with protein sequence MKTYFTQHRFIFYLWVDLLLLNCSYLVSSRLNWSNSDAFDYQNFLNIFLISNLLWVVCVNLFQIYVPSSKSQNSQGRFWRLLMTSTVHLVCLEVFIYVSGSSINANENWVFTGYQVFIIASFIIHFAVAATLWLLRRSRLMVRRYVIVGDESLNDLIKSSNERQYAFDYSYCGSFKFESVGAQLERFENFIETEKPDYIYCALSETNNNEIKAVIKLAERKNTHVRLVPDYPRLLSEKLDIETADDFPIINVQTKILTNPDDQFIKRAFDVLFSIVVMIMGLPIFLLVMIAVKLSSKGDVFFLQERTGRWGKKFKIIKFRTMYSDAHKYGLQHSLGALDPRITTVGRFLRRTRLDELPQFLNVLKGEMSVVGPRPLHKYDVDMLMDEASHSFQKILTIRPGITSIGQIKVGYASNMSENLLRLKYDMLYLNTYSLTTDIYLIFLTIQVILLGKGR encoded by the coding sequence ATGAAGACTTATTTTACTCAACATCGCTTTATTTTTTATTTGTGGGTTGACCTCCTGCTTTTGAATTGTTCGTACCTGGTAAGCTCCAGGCTCAATTGGTCAAATTCCGACGCATTTGACTATCAGAATTTCTTGAACATTTTCCTGATCAGCAACCTCTTATGGGTCGTTTGCGTAAACCTTTTTCAGATTTATGTCCCTTCATCCAAGTCTCAAAACAGCCAGGGCCGCTTCTGGAGGCTTTTGATGACAAGCACGGTACATCTGGTTTGCCTGGAGGTTTTTATTTATGTAAGCGGCAGCAGTATAAACGCAAATGAAAATTGGGTATTCACTGGCTATCAGGTGTTTATTATCGCTTCGTTCATTATACATTTCGCCGTAGCCGCAACGCTGTGGCTCCTCAGAAGATCCCGTCTAATGGTAAGGCGCTATGTTATTGTAGGGGACGAGTCTTTGAATGATTTGATCAAGTCGTCCAATGAGCGCCAATATGCATTTGATTATTCGTATTGCGGCTCATTTAAATTTGAAAGCGTTGGTGCGCAACTGGAAAGGTTCGAAAATTTTATCGAAACAGAGAAGCCTGATTATATATACTGTGCTCTTTCTGAGACGAATAACAACGAAATTAAGGCTGTTATCAAGCTGGCGGAAAGAAAGAATACCCATGTTCGTCTTGTTCCTGATTATCCGCGACTTCTGTCAGAGAAGCTCGATATCGAAACTGCCGATGATTTTCCCATCATCAATGTTCAAACCAAGATACTCACAAACCCGGACGACCAGTTTATAAAAAGGGCTTTCGATGTTCTGTTTTCCATAGTTGTAATGATCATGGGCCTGCCTATATTCTTGTTGGTGATGATCGCCGTCAAGCTGTCTTCAAAAGGCGACGTCTTCTTCCTCCAGGAGCGCACAGGAAGGTGGGGCAAGAAATTCAAGATCATAAAGTTCAGGACCATGTACAGCGACGCGCATAAATATGGCCTTCAACATTCCCTGGGAGCGCTGGACCCGCGTATAACGACGGTGGGCAGGTTTCTGCGCCGGACGCGTCTAGACGAACTTCCTCAATTTCTCAATGTGCTCAAAGGTGAGATGTCAGTTGTCGGCCCGCGGCCACTTCACAAATATGATGTGGATATGCTGATGGACGAAGCAAGTCACTCATTTCAGAAAATCTTGACGATCAGGCCCGGCATAACATCCATAGGGCAAATAAAGGTAGGCTATGCGAGTAACATGTCAGAGAATCTGCTACGGCTCAAATATGATATGCTTTATCTCAACACATACAGCCTTACAACGGATATTTACCTCATATTCCTGACCATTCAGGTAATCTTGCTGGGTAAAGGAAGGTAA
- a CDS encoding acyltransferase family protein: protein MEKSFRVNNFDLIRIFAAIQVLIFHAFDHLQIPRPDWATPLLYFPGVPIFYTISGYLISASFERSSDLRHYFRNRFLRIFPGLWGCLILTIGVASFFGFSFFSKQALIWLLSQMGGVIYTPEFLSGFGFGSYNGSLWTICVEMQFYFVLPIVYFIGKKIKHLNYLIFGAFFVFLIFAFTAKIYFPGIGTDNELRLEKLLRYSYFPHFYLFLAGVVMQRLQIYKSNWIYGKGLYWVVGFILLKILFPILSTPVLSIFSLLYLSVCTISVAYSNVGLSKKVLKGNDISYGVYIYHGLILNVLVSMGLVGNLNYLWVVILGACILGYLSWVFVEKPFLLKKGLAATSHVPTKLADVTASRA from the coding sequence ATGGAAAAGTCTTTTCGCGTTAATAATTTCGATCTTATCAGGATCTTCGCAGCCATTCAGGTTTTGATCTTTCATGCCTTCGATCATTTGCAAATTCCAAGGCCTGATTGGGCTACACCATTGCTCTATTTTCCGGGCGTACCCATATTTTACACCATCAGCGGCTATCTCATTTCTGCATCCTTCGAGCGTAGCAGCGATCTGAGACATTACTTCCGGAACCGGTTTCTAAGAATTTTTCCAGGACTCTGGGGATGTTTGATATTGACTATCGGAGTCGCCAGTTTTTTTGGGTTCAGCTTTTTTAGCAAGCAGGCTTTAATATGGCTGCTAAGTCAGATGGGCGGCGTTATTTACACGCCGGAGTTCTTGTCCGGTTTCGGTTTTGGTTCATATAATGGCAGCCTTTGGACCATATGCGTGGAAATGCAATTCTATTTTGTACTTCCCATCGTGTACTTTATCGGTAAAAAGATCAAGCACCTTAATTACTTGATTTTTGGCGCGTTCTTCGTGTTTTTGATTTTCGCATTTACTGCTAAAATTTATTTTCCCGGCATCGGTACGGATAATGAACTTAGGCTCGAAAAATTATTGAGATATAGCTATTTCCCTCATTTTTACCTTTTTCTGGCCGGCGTTGTCATGCAGCGTTTGCAGATTTATAAGTCAAACTGGATTTATGGAAAAGGACTTTACTGGGTAGTCGGTTTCATCTTGTTAAAGATATTGTTTCCTATCCTTAGTACTCCGGTTCTTTCGATTTTCTCCCTGCTCTATCTTTCAGTATGTACAATTTCAGTTGCATATTCTAATGTCGGACTGTCTAAGAAAGTACTTAAAGGAAATGATATCAGTTATGGGGTATACATTTACCATGGACTAATTTTGAATGTTCTTGTTTCTATGGGGCTGGTTGGAAACTTGAATTACTTATGGGTTGTAATCCTGGGCGCCTGCATACTCGGATATCTCTCCTGGGTGTTTGTTGAAAAGCCATTTTTGCTGAAAAAGGGACTAGCGGCTACAAGTCATGTGCCGACTAAGCTGGCTGATGTGACTGCAAGCAGGGCCTAA